A region from the Vicinamibacterales bacterium genome encodes:
- a CDS encoding enoyl-CoA hydratase/isomerase family protein gives MSDIVEIRSSSEGAWQRIVLNAPPGNLLSLDLVRALGKALHSLESTRDVKWLTIEGAAGEFSFGARIQEHEPGMMATVLPETNRVIKQVLSFPAPTAALVDGRCLGGGFELALACDDILATEAATFGLPEIRLAAFPAAAAALLPLRVGASRATRAIVTGQLQAAAYWHDAGLLSMVAPSSSLLDAAGAWFETHLSPHSAVALAHAVSAARLTLRAQAEPALDAAERDYLGGLLKTHDAAEGVRAWIDKRAPNWKNS, from the coding sequence ATGAGCGACATCGTCGAGATCCGGTCGTCCAGCGAGGGGGCATGGCAGCGCATCGTGTTGAACGCGCCGCCGGGCAACCTGTTGTCGCTGGACCTGGTGCGGGCGCTGGGCAAGGCGCTGCACAGCCTGGAATCCACGCGCGACGTCAAGTGGCTCACCATCGAAGGCGCCGCCGGCGAGTTTTCCTTTGGCGCCAGGATTCAGGAACACGAGCCGGGCATGATGGCCACGGTGTTGCCGGAAACCAATCGCGTGATCAAGCAGGTGCTGTCGTTTCCGGCGCCGACGGCCGCGCTGGTGGATGGCCGCTGCCTGGGCGGCGGCTTCGAATTGGCGCTGGCCTGCGACGACATCCTCGCGACCGAAGCGGCCACGTTCGGTCTGCCGGAGATCCGGCTCGCCGCGTTCCCGGCGGCGGCCGCGGCGCTGTTGCCGCTGCGCGTGGGTGCCTCGCGCGCCACCCGCGCCATCGTGACCGGCCAGCTGCAGGCGGCGGCGTATTGGCATGATGCGGGCCTGCTCTCGATGGTGGCGCCGTCCTCGAGCCTGCTCGACGCCGCCGGCGCGTGGTTCGAGACGCACCTGTCACCGCATTCGGCGGTGGCGCTGGCGCACGCGGTGAGCGCGGCGCGGCTGACCCTGCGCGCGCAGGCCGAGCCGGCGCTCGACGCGGCGGAGCGCGACTACCTGGGTGGCCTGCTCAAGACGCATGACGCCGCCGAGGGCGTGCGGGCCTGGATTGACAAGCGGGCGCCTAACTGGAAGAACTCGTGA
- a CDS encoding BsuBI/PstI family type II restriction endonuclease, with amino-acid sequence MPLPPVIPVQEIHKRLQVIFPEGSPNRNNCTWEIAAKTIFVMLYVGAVEGADRWLRPDQVTRMTDAQSVNVSAGARIAWEAESRKSSKGEAPGRWYAVNTRESIRDDTIRAGLSTNGAIIERPGLPTTSPAPRYALQAGFAALFAPDLQGDGLDKAISDWQADNLTAGALARVTIMRKGAIAGGDHVLVKFPSGETRRMAPGASSLISKAVIEEFAARFLQHPGVIFLSESKNQVIARDEALAKSIGLNIQADKNLPDIVLVDLGPKHPLLVFVEVVATDGPISPKRKEALTALAHNAGFPEEHVAFVTAYLDRSEGAFKKTVDSLAWGAFVWFATEPDNLIRLHEGKAEAVKKLADWE; translated from the coding sequence ATGCCGTTGCCGCCCGTCATCCCTGTCCAGGAAATCCACAAGCGTCTGCAAGTCATCTTCCCGGAAGGCAGCCCGAACCGGAACAACTGCACCTGGGAAATCGCCGCCAAGACCATCTTCGTCATGCTGTACGTCGGCGCAGTGGAAGGGGCGGATCGGTGGCTCCGGCCCGACCAGGTCACGCGGATGACGGATGCGCAGTCGGTGAACGTCAGTGCCGGTGCAAGGATTGCCTGGGAGGCAGAGTCGCGCAAGAGCAGCAAAGGAGAGGCGCCCGGCCGTTGGTACGCGGTGAACACGCGTGAGTCCATTCGCGACGACACGATCCGGGCCGGGCTTTCGACGAACGGCGCCATCATCGAACGTCCGGGCCTGCCAACGACGTCACCCGCGCCGCGTTATGCCCTTCAGGCAGGCTTTGCCGCGCTCTTCGCGCCGGACTTGCAGGGCGATGGGCTCGACAAGGCGATCAGCGATTGGCAGGCGGACAACCTGACGGCGGGCGCGCTCGCACGCGTCACCATCATGCGCAAGGGCGCCATCGCGGGCGGCGACCATGTCTTGGTCAAGTTTCCCAGCGGGGAAACACGACGCATGGCCCCCGGTGCCAGCTCCCTCATCTCGAAGGCGGTCATCGAAGAATTCGCGGCGCGGTTCCTACAGCACCCGGGCGTGATCTTCCTGAGCGAGAGCAAGAACCAGGTCATCGCCCGCGACGAGGCTCTGGCCAAATCCATCGGCCTCAACATCCAGGCCGACAAGAACCTGCCTGACATCGTGCTCGTCGATCTCGGCCCCAAGCATCCCCTGCTCGTTTTTGTCGAGGTCGTTGCAACCGACGGCCCGATCTCGCCCAAGAGGAAGGAAGCGCTCACCGCGCTCGCACATAACGCCGGGTTTCCCGAGGAGCACGTGGCGTTCGTCACGGCCTATCTCGACCGCAGCGAGGGCGCATTCAAGAAGACGGTTGATTCCCTCGCGTGGGGCGCTTTCGTGTGGTTTGCCACCGAGCCGGATAACCTGATCCGGCTTCACGAGGGAAAGGCAGAGGCGGTCAAGAAGCTCGCTGACTGGGAATAG
- a CDS encoding restriction endonuclease gives MTADITFHYPPELFNLLVDTIPALNRSKKDMLVFFRGAGVPDELLHDLAQRVADAPDDIRKNEIARLTLERLNARGESMLRCRREVLRRVVEFTSFDACWPDDQLKAKGLVASIRDVVNQKDSFTRMNIEREEERKARLADADKVSRAKQERTAKIDAAKQALYALFGASLTPQQRGKKLEGALNGLFDAYGILVQEAFHLVGVGGEGIVEQIDGVIELKGALYFIEMKWYRDPVGKAQISEHLVRLIGRPEARGLFISASDYTDPAVHTAREFLQHKIVALCHLQEIIFVLEQREDLTAFLVQKVQAAQVHKNPYFRPFDSKAGQSS, from the coding sequence ATGACGGCAGACATCACCTTCCATTACCCGCCCGAACTGTTCAATCTCTTGGTTGACACCATTCCGGCATTGAACCGCTCGAAGAAGGACATGCTGGTCTTCTTTCGCGGGGCCGGCGTGCCGGACGAACTTCTCCACGACCTCGCGCAGCGGGTCGCGGACGCGCCCGACGACATTCGCAAGAATGAGATTGCGCGGCTCACCCTGGAGCGGCTGAACGCGCGCGGTGAATCCATGCTGCGGTGCCGTCGAGAAGTCCTGCGGCGGGTCGTCGAGTTTACGAGTTTCGACGCCTGCTGGCCGGACGACCAGCTCAAGGCCAAGGGGCTTGTCGCCAGCATCCGCGACGTGGTGAACCAGAAGGATTCCTTCACGCGGATGAACATCGAGCGCGAGGAAGAACGAAAGGCGCGACTGGCGGACGCCGACAAGGTCAGCCGCGCAAAACAGGAGAGAACGGCGAAGATCGACGCTGCGAAGCAGGCACTCTATGCCTTGTTCGGCGCCTCCCTTACGCCTCAACAACGCGGGAAGAAGTTGGAAGGCGCCTTGAATGGCCTCTTTGATGCTTACGGCATCTTGGTTCAGGAGGCGTTTCATCTGGTCGGCGTCGGCGGCGAAGGCATCGTCGAACAGATCGACGGCGTGATTGAACTCAAGGGCGCTCTCTACTTCATCGAGATGAAGTGGTACAGGGACCCGGTCGGCAAGGCGCAGATCTCCGAACACCTCGTCCGCCTGATCGGCAGGCCGGAGGCGCGTGGACTCTTCATTTCCGCGAGCGACTACACCGATCCGGCGGTCCACACGGCCCGCGAGTTTCTCCAACACAAGATCGTCGCGCTCTGCCATTTGCAGGAGATCATCTTCGTCCTTGAGCAGCGGGAAGACCTGACGGCGTTTCTGGTTCAGAAAGTGCAGGCCGCCCAGGTGCACAAGAATCCCTACTTCAGGCCGTTCGACAGCAAGGCGGGCCAGTCCTCGTAA
- a CDS encoding CopG family transcriptional regulator produces the protein MAKKNPIRTTESEEANPARLSVTIPIDDYSDLKKAAERKRVSIAWVVRDAVHEYLRNQAPLLRS, from the coding sequence ATGGCGAAGAAGAACCCCATCCGAACTACCGAATCTGAGGAAGCCAACCCGGCCAGGCTTTCAGTCACGATTCCAATCGACGACTACTCCGACCTGAAGAAGGCGGCGGAGCGAAAGCGCGTCTCCATTGCCTGGGTCGTCCGCGACGCGGTCCACGAGTATCTCCGCAATCAAGCTCCGCTGCTGCGCTCATGA
- a CDS encoding YihY/virulence factor BrkB family protein, with protein MAQGQRQAAGHFRLISLASWRGVGELYNSDGLTHAAAVAYYALISLFPFFLLSLAILGGVTADAGERDAVVRFVFRYFPRQFDFITGQLDAFQTAPVSFGAGGILTLVWASTGVFNALTSAVNHSWGVEKRRSFLKHRLVAFLMLVSAGAVLLLGLILASFVRLAESSRFGTAIANSPWLTWASGITAHYAASILLILCVALVFYFIPNTKVRFRDVWPGAIMVGILWRGAFSLFAWYASDLATWNLIHGSIAAVVVFLLWIYVSVVILLYGVEMTASYARLQDAAARHPALAAAAVEPQKAAADSTTAAD; from the coding sequence GTGGCGCAGGGCCAGCGGCAGGCGGCCGGGCACTTTCGCCTGATTAGCCTCGCGTCGTGGCGGGGCGTGGGCGAGCTCTACAACAGCGACGGCCTCACGCATGCCGCGGCGGTCGCCTACTACGCCCTCATTTCGCTGTTCCCGTTCTTCCTGCTGTCGCTGGCCATCCTGGGCGGTGTCACCGCGGACGCGGGGGAGCGCGACGCGGTCGTCCGGTTCGTGTTCCGCTACTTCCCGCGGCAGTTTGATTTCATCACCGGCCAGCTCGACGCCTTCCAAACGGCGCCCGTCAGCTTCGGTGCCGGCGGCATCCTCACCCTGGTCTGGGCATCCACGGGCGTCTTCAACGCGCTGACCTCCGCCGTCAATCACTCTTGGGGTGTCGAGAAGCGCCGCAGCTTCCTGAAGCATCGGCTGGTCGCCTTCCTGATGCTGGTGTCGGCGGGCGCGGTGCTGCTCCTCGGCCTGATCCTGGCCAGCTTCGTCAGGCTGGCCGAGAGCAGCCGCTTCGGGACCGCCATCGCGAACTCGCCGTGGCTGACGTGGGCGAGCGGCATCACCGCGCACTACGCCGCCAGCATCCTGCTGATCCTCTGCGTCGCCCTCGTGTTCTACTTCATTCCGAACACCAAGGTGCGCTTCCGCGACGTGTGGCCGGGCGCCATCATGGTCGGCATCCTGTGGCGCGGGGCCTTTTCGCTGTTCGCCTGGTACGCCAGCGACCTGGCCACCTGGAACCTGATTCACGGCTCGATTGCCGCCGTCGTCGTGTTTCTGCTGTGGATCTACGTGAGCGTGGTCATCCTGCTGTACGGCGTCGAGATGACCGCCAGCTACGCGAGATTGCAGGACGCCGCGGCGCGCCACCCCGCGCTGGCGGCCGCAGCCGTCGAGCCGCAGAAGGCAGCCGCAGATTCGACGACCGCCGCAGATTAG
- a CDS encoding N-6 DNA methylase translates to MSPNGSFRSARLAATEWTERFGSAKRTAAACGFMAEAIRVFVDRFSARTGIPVTPSALPEGIAAARLDSRTAAVAETIGSEAAALDPISAGYWLSITYTAMLPQAMRGTLGIFYTPPALSDRLIQMATEAGVDWASCRVLDPACGGGAFLAPTAQKMIEALKGRSPAEVVESISRRLRGFEIDPFAAWMSQVFLEVTMAEVCRAARRKLPRLVTVCDSLEQEPRDDAFDLVIGNPPYGRVTLNARLREHYRRSLYGHANLYGLFTDLALRWAAPGGVIAYVTPTSFLAGEYFKALRGLLAAEAPPIAVDFIATRKGVFENVQQETMLATYRRGRQAATATVHHLTVSTEGKASIEEAGAFAVPADPSGPWLIPRVPEHKPLIAGMARMKTRLVDWGYKISTGPLVWNRHKEQLRSRPSQSTMPLIWSEAIAGPGQFLFRAEKKNHEPYFKLLPGDEWLTIDKPCVLLQRTTAKEQSRRLIAAALPEELIAECGGVVVENHLNMVRPLNGRPGVTPAVVAAVLNSEIVDHAFRCISGSVAVSAFELEALPLPSVSEMSHLEALVKRNAKPETIERHLRALYLGEGA, encoded by the coding sequence TTGAGCCCGAACGGCAGCTTCAGGTCCGCTCGACTCGCGGCGACCGAATGGACGGAACGCTTCGGCTCGGCCAAGCGCACGGCGGCGGCCTGCGGTTTCATGGCCGAAGCCATCCGGGTGTTTGTTGACAGGTTCTCCGCGCGAACAGGGATTCCCGTCACGCCAAGCGCGCTGCCCGAGGGAATCGCCGCCGCCCGGCTCGATTCCCGCACGGCTGCGGTCGCGGAGACGATCGGCTCGGAGGCCGCTGCGCTGGACCCGATTTCCGCGGGCTACTGGTTGAGCATCACCTACACCGCGATGCTTCCCCAGGCCATGCGCGGCACCCTGGGGATCTTCTACACGCCCCCTGCTCTTTCAGACCGGCTGATTCAGATGGCGACGGAAGCCGGCGTGGATTGGGCGAGTTGCCGCGTCCTCGACCCGGCCTGCGGCGGCGGGGCGTTTCTCGCGCCCACCGCGCAGAAGATGATCGAAGCGCTGAAAGGCCGCAGCCCGGCCGAGGTCGTGGAGAGCATCAGCCGGCGGCTGCGCGGCTTCGAGATCGACCCGTTTGCCGCGTGGATGTCGCAGGTGTTCCTTGAAGTGACCATGGCCGAGGTCTGCCGCGCAGCCCGCCGCAAGCTGCCGCGGCTCGTGACCGTGTGCGACAGCCTGGAGCAGGAACCGCGCGACGACGCCTTCGACCTGGTGATCGGAAATCCGCCTTACGGCCGTGTCACGCTGAACGCCCGGCTGCGCGAACACTACCGCCGCAGCCTCTATGGGCACGCCAATCTTTACGGGCTCTTCACCGATCTGGCCCTTCGTTGGGCTGCCCCCGGCGGTGTCATCGCTTATGTCACGCCCACGAGTTTTCTGGCGGGTGAGTACTTCAAGGCTCTGCGCGGCCTTCTGGCCGCCGAAGCGCCCCCCATCGCGGTTGATTTCATCGCCACGCGAAAGGGCGTCTTCGAGAACGTCCAGCAAGAGACGATGCTTGCCACCTACCGTCGCGGGCGCCAGGCCGCGACCGCAACCGTTCACCACCTCACCGTGTCCACGGAGGGAAAGGCCTCGATCGAGGAGGCCGGAGCCTTTGCGGTTCCCGCCGACCCGTCGGGGCCATGGCTGATCCCGCGTGTCCCCGAGCACAAACCCCTGATTGCGGGGATGGCGCGGATGAAGACGCGGCTGGTGGATTGGGGATACAAGATTTCCACTGGCCCCCTTGTCTGGAACCGCCACAAGGAGCAATTGAGGTCGAGGCCGTCGCAGAGCACCATGCCGCTGATCTGGTCCGAGGCCATCGCCGGGCCGGGCCAGTTCCTGTTCCGCGCCGAGAAGAAGAACCACGAGCCCTATTTCAAGCTCCTGCCGGGAGACGAGTGGCTCACGATCGACAAGCCGTGCGTGCTCCTTCAGCGCACGACGGCCAAGGAGCAATCCCGGCGGCTGATAGCCGCGGCGCTGCCCGAAGAGCTGATCGCGGAATGCGGCGGCGTGGTTGTCGAGAACCACCTGAACATGGTCAGGCCCTTGAACGGCCGGCCGGGCGTGACACCCGCCGTGGTGGCGGCCGTCCTCAATTCCGAAATCGTGGACCACGCGTTCCGCTGCATCAGCGGCAGCGTCGCGGTGTCGGCGTTTGAACTCGAAGCATTACCCCTGCCGTCCGTCAGCGAGATGAGCCATCTTGAAGCGCTCGTGAAGCGAAACGCGAAGCCCGAAACGATTGAACGGCACCTGCGCGCTCTCTACCTCGGAGAGGGCGCGTGA
- a CDS encoding phage integrase SAM-like domain-containing protein, which yields MTTEQHTILGGKVHVYKRPNSSCWQCSSYLAGRNRRKSTKEESLAKAKEVAEDWYLQLRGKLRSGEIKTEKTFREASEQFLREYDIITQGQRSKVYVDSQHWRSRVHLVPFFGEMGLSEITAGQVQEYRIHRLQEAVKKRGKPPAHNTMHQEIVTLRQTLKTAIRKGWLAHLPDLSAPYRSSPKISHRAWFSPEEYKKLYEATRKRAREPLNPRYKWESEQLHDYVLFAANTGVRPDEARRLQFRDVTIVEDDATGETILEIEVRGKRGVGYCKSMTGAVRPFERLKARLRPMRANDPAENGDGGEHATTGDAAAWRLPKPTDLIFPKSHRELFKTILDEEGLRADREGRPRTAYSLRHTYICLRLMEGADIYQIAKNCRTSVEMIEKYYAAHIKTSLDAAAINVMKPKKKSKPPKRAAADDEEI from the coding sequence GTGACGACCGAACAGCACACCATCCTGGGCGGCAAGGTCCACGTCTACAAGCGCCCCAACAGCAGCTGCTGGCAGTGTTCCAGCTACCTTGCGGGCAGGAACCGCCGCAAGAGCACTAAGGAAGAGAGCCTCGCCAAGGCCAAGGAAGTCGCCGAGGACTGGTATCTCCAGCTTCGGGGGAAGCTCCGCTCCGGCGAGATCAAGACCGAGAAGACCTTCCGCGAAGCGTCCGAACAGTTCCTCCGCGAATACGACATCATTACGCAGGGGCAGCGGAGCAAGGTCTATGTAGACAGCCAGCACTGGCGGTCGCGCGTGCACCTCGTGCCGTTCTTCGGTGAGATGGGCCTCTCGGAAATCACCGCCGGTCAGGTGCAGGAATACCGCATCCACCGCCTGCAGGAGGCGGTGAAGAAGCGCGGCAAGCCGCCCGCGCACAACACGATGCACCAGGAGATCGTCACTTTGCGCCAGACGCTGAAGACCGCGATCCGCAAGGGATGGCTGGCGCATTTGCCCGACCTCTCCGCGCCGTACCGTTCCTCGCCAAAAATCTCGCACCGGGCGTGGTTCTCGCCCGAGGAATACAAGAAGCTCTACGAGGCGACCCGGAAGCGGGCGCGGGAGCCGCTCAATCCCCGCTACAAATGGGAATCAGAGCAACTCCACGACTATGTGCTCTTCGCGGCCAACACGGGTGTCCGGCCTGACGAAGCGCGGCGCCTTCAGTTCCGCGACGTGACCATCGTCGAGGACGACGCAACCGGAGAGACGATCCTCGAAATCGAAGTGCGCGGCAAGCGCGGCGTCGGCTACTGCAAGAGCATGACCGGCGCCGTGCGGCCGTTCGAGCGGCTGAAGGCCCGGCTGCGCCCGATGCGGGCGAACGATCCTGCGGAGAACGGCGACGGAGGGGAGCACGCGACCACGGGAGATGCCGCCGCGTGGCGTCTTCCGAAACCGACTGATCTTATTTTCCCGAAGTCGCATCGCGAACTGTTCAAGACCATCCTTGACGAAGAAGGACTGCGCGCCGACCGCGAGGGCCGGCCGCGCACCGCTTACAGCCTGCGCCACACATATATATGTCTGCGTCTCATGGAGGGCGCTGACATTTACCAGATTGCGAAGAACTGCCGCACCAGCGTCGAGATGATTGAGAAGTATTACGCGGCCCACATCAAGACCAGTCTCGACGCAGCGGCGATCAACGTCATGAAGCCGAAAAAGAAGTCGAAGCCGCCGAAGCGAGCGGCGGCGGACGACGAGGAGATTTGA
- a CDS encoding DinB family protein, with protein sequence MTTTRLLLASIDEAFDKRSWHGTNLRGSLRGVTREQAAWRSAFAHASTSAKTAADKTAGQGRSAHNIWELVVHAAYWKYDIRRRLTGEKGRSFALEGSNFWKRPIAGTRAEWRADLALLEDEHDRLRAAVAVFPAARWTRKAPGKPFTFEGLVRGVAAHDLYHAGQIQLLKRLQE encoded by the coding sequence ATGACGACGACGCGGTTGCTGCTGGCGTCGATCGACGAGGCCTTCGACAAGCGGTCGTGGCACGGCACCAACCTGCGCGGATCGCTGCGCGGGGTGACGCGGGAGCAGGCCGCCTGGCGATCCGCCTTCGCCCATGCTTCCACCTCCGCCAAGACTGCGGCGGACAAGACGGCGGGGCAGGGCCGGTCCGCGCACAACATCTGGGAACTGGTGGTGCACGCCGCTTACTGGAAGTACGACATCCGGCGGCGGCTCACCGGCGAGAAGGGCCGCTCGTTCGCGCTCGAGGGCAGCAACTTCTGGAAGCGTCCCATCGCAGGCACGCGAGCCGAGTGGCGCGCGGACCTGGCGTTGCTCGAGGACGAGCACGACCGGCTGCGGGCCGCGGTGGCTGTATTCCCGGCCGCCCGCTGGACGCGGAAGGCGCCAGGGAAGCCGTTCACTTTCGAGGGCCTGGTGCGCGGCGTCGCCGCCCACGACCTGTATCATGCCGGTCAGATACAGTTATTGAAGCGGTTACAGGAATAA
- a CDS encoding YtxH domain-containing protein, protein MSERNLMILGGVLGAAVGVGVGFLLFTKRGRQLRAELQPEIETVIRDAMQLTQAVDDLKSGRPVAQGSGAGAATWPRRTK, encoded by the coding sequence ATGAGCGAGCGCAACCTGATGATTCTCGGCGGTGTGCTTGGGGCGGCCGTGGGCGTGGGGGTCGGCTTCCTGTTGTTCACCAAGCGCGGGCGCCAGCTGCGCGCCGAACTGCAGCCGGAGATCGAGACCGTGATCCGCGATGCCATGCAACTGACCCAGGCAGTGGACGACTTGAAGAGCGGGCGGCCCGTGGCGCAGGGGAGCGGCGCCGGCGCCGCGACATGGCCGCGCCGGACCAAGTAG
- a CDS encoding thioredoxin domain-containing protein has product MPNRLAGEQSPYLLQHANNPVDWYPWGEPAFEAARAAGKPIFLSIGYATCHWCHVMERESFEHAGVAKVLNDHFISIKVDREERPDVDRVYMTFVQATTGSGGWPMSVWLTPGLQPFFGGTYFPPTSQWGRPGFVDVLTEINRAWRDDRANVLKSAAEIVARLAQLALGQNDRRTPGVAALAKTFKQFEQTFDTRRGGFGDAPKFPRPSELLFLLREHARTGNDGARAMVVQTLRSMALGGMRDHIGGGFHRYSVDGNWRVPHFEKMLYDQAQLVLAYLEAAQASDDPFFAQIAEDTLQYVQRDMTDAAGGFYSAEDADSVPPGSESDPHAHKMEGAFYIWGRDEIRTALGEDSLIFEGRYGVLPNGNAPFDPQQEFVNKNLLHTAQSIADLSRASGKTPVEVAEALLRARAILFDVRNDRPRPQLDDKVLTAWNGLMIGAFARASRVLSAGEALGVDGGDPGAPHLESAVRAATFIRQTMWDGATRRLLRRYRAGDAAIEGYAEDFAFLIFGVLEVFQATGGAQWLAWARELQARQDELFWDAEGGGWFSTTGADPSVLLRMKEDYDGAEPSPTAVSALNVWTLAHLTGEPVYGARAAEAIASFGGRLEDQGRAVPFMAAVLSATEAGGDQIVIVGRRDAADTKALWKAAHKQFRPFAVVVLADPSEQAALAVHMPWVAEMKMIDDKATAYVCRAFACDAPSTDPSVFS; this is encoded by the coding sequence ATGCCAAATCGTCTCGCGGGCGAGCAGAGCCCATACCTGCTGCAGCACGCGAACAATCCCGTTGACTGGTATCCGTGGGGGGAGCCGGCGTTCGAGGCGGCCCGCGCGGCCGGCAAGCCCATCTTCCTGTCGATTGGCTACGCCACCTGCCACTGGTGCCACGTGATGGAGCGCGAGTCGTTCGAGCACGCGGGCGTCGCCAAGGTGCTCAACGACCACTTCATCTCGATCAAGGTCGATCGCGAAGAGCGGCCCGATGTCGATCGCGTCTACATGACGTTCGTCCAGGCCACGACCGGCTCCGGCGGGTGGCCGATGAGCGTCTGGTTGACGCCCGGCTTGCAGCCGTTTTTCGGCGGCACCTATTTCCCGCCCACCTCGCAGTGGGGCCGCCCGGGCTTCGTCGACGTGTTGACCGAGATCAACCGGGCCTGGCGAGACGACCGCGCCAACGTCCTCAAGTCGGCGGCGGAAATCGTCGCGCGCCTGGCGCAACTCGCGCTGGGGCAGAACGATCGGCGGACGCCCGGCGTGGCCGCGCTGGCGAAGACGTTCAAGCAGTTCGAGCAGACGTTCGATACCCGCCGCGGCGGCTTCGGCGACGCGCCCAAGTTCCCGCGGCCGAGCGAGCTGCTGTTCCTGCTGCGCGAGCACGCGCGCACCGGCAACGACGGCGCCCGCGCCATGGTCGTGCAGACGCTGCGGTCGATGGCGCTGGGCGGCATGCGCGACCACATCGGCGGCGGCTTTCACCGCTATTCCGTGGACGGCAACTGGCGCGTGCCGCACTTCGAGAAGATGCTCTACGACCAGGCCCAGCTCGTGCTGGCCTATCTCGAGGCCGCGCAGGCGAGCGACGATCCGTTCTTTGCGCAGATCGCCGAAGACACGCTGCAGTACGTCCAGCGCGACATGACCGACGCCGCGGGTGGCTTCTACTCGGCGGAGGATGCCGACAGCGTGCCGCCTGGCTCCGAGAGCGACCCGCACGCACACAAGATGGAGGGCGCGTTTTACATCTGGGGCCGGGACGAGATCCGGACGGCGCTCGGGGAAGACAGCCTGATCTTTGAGGGGCGGTACGGGGTGCTGCCCAACGGCAACGCCCCGTTCGACCCGCAGCAGGAGTTCGTGAACAAGAACCTGCTGCACACGGCGCAGTCGATTGCCGACCTCTCGCGGGCCAGCGGCAAGACGCCGGTCGAGGTCGCCGAGGCGTTGTTGCGCGCCAGGGCAATCCTGTTCGACGTGCGGAACGACCGCCCGCGCCCGCAGTTGGATGACAAGGTCCTGACCGCCTGGAACGGCCTCATGATCGGCGCCTTCGCGCGGGCCTCTCGGGTGCTGTCAGCGGGCGAAGCCCTGGGCGTTGATGGCGGCGACCCCGGCGCGCCTCATCTCGAGAGTGCGGTACGCGCGGCGACGTTCATCAGGCAGACCATGTGGGACGGGGCCACGCGCCGGTTGCTGCGCCGCTACCGTGCCGGGGACGCCGCGATTGAGGGCTACGCCGAAGACTTTGCGTTCCTCATCTTCGGCGTGCTCGAGGTGTTCCAGGCGACGGGCGGGGCACAGTGGCTCGCGTGGGCCCGGGAACTGCAGGCCCGGCAGGACGAGTTGTTCTGGGATGCGGAAGGCGGCGGCTGGTTCAGCACCACCGGCGCGGATCCCTCCGTGCTGCTGCGGATGAAAGAGGACTACGATGGCGCTGAGCCTTCGCCGACCGCGGTGTCAGCGTTGAACGTGTGGACGCTGGCGCACCTGACCGGCGAACCGGTTTACGGCGCGCGGGCCGCCGAGGCCATCGCGTCGTTTGGCGGACGCCTCGAAGACCAGGGCCGCGCGGTACCGTTCATGGCGGCCGTGCTGTCGGCGACCGAAGCCGGCGGCGATCAGATTGTCATTGTGGGCCGGCGGGACGCGGCGGACACGAAGGCACTCTGGAAGGCCGCGCACAAGCAGTTCCGGCCCTTCGCCGTCGTGGTGCTAGCGGACCCGTCGGAGCAGGCCGCATTGGCGGTCCACATGCCGTGGGTCGCGGAGATGAAGATGATTGACGACAAGGCCACCGCCTACGTGTGCCGGGCGTTTGCCTGCGACGCGCCGTCCACCGATCCGAGCGTGTTCTCATGA